A stretch of DNA from Maridesulfovibrio sp.:
GTCCTTAGTGCCGATTATATTTACCCCGGAACAGCACGGAGTCAAGCACGTCTCCAACCCGGACCGTCTTTCCCGGCGTATTTACTGCATAGTGCCAAAAAAAGCCCGCCGAAGGCGGGCTCAGATTGATGGCAAAGTCAAAAGATCAGACGGCTGAGAATGTGCCGGATGCAAGACGCAAGAAAAAGCATGGAACGAAGCGTATATAGACATACGTGAGTTTCATGCTTTTTCGCAGCAACGCAGCAGATGGTGCGTTATCAGCTGTCTGAGCCCGCCAGAGGCGGGCTGTAAGCTTGTATAGTCAAAACCGGGGAAAAAATCTAAGCAGGAGAAGGAACTGCGGAACTGTCCGGAACGTAGACCTGTTCCTTGACCTTTCCGGCGGCAGGAGCAAGAACACGTTCTTCAAGATAGTCCTCGGCATTTGCATGCAGATAACGGAGAAACGAGTTGTTAAGGGCATGACCGGATGCGTAGACTTCGAAACGTCCATGCAGCGGCATATCCATTACAGCCATGTCCCCGACGAAATCGAGAATTTTGTGTCTGACAAATTCATCGGCAAAACGCAGGCCGCCCTCGTTGATGACACCGTATTCATCAAGAACAACAGCATTATCAAGCGAACCGCCCAGAGCAAGGCCGTTAGCATGAAGGTACTCAACTTCCTTGAGGAACCCGAAGGTTCTGGCCTTGGCAAGTTCTTCCATGAAAACTTCAGGAGTAATTTCAAGGGAAAGAGTCTGCCTTCCTATCTGCGGATGTTCGAAATCAATGGTATAGTCCACGGCAAAACCGTCATGCGGAAAAGCGCGCACATATTTTCCATCCTGCTCAAAGTTGATGGACTTCTTCACGGCGAAAACCTTGCGCTCTTTGGAAAGTCTGCGGACACCGGCCTGACGCAGCAGATATACAAACGGACCGGCACTGCCGTCCATGATGGGAAGCTCGTTACCTCTGACTTCCACATGAATATTATCAATACCCATACCGCGCAGAGCGGCAAGGAGATGTTCAACGGTAGAAACGGCGTCCTGACCGTTTCCGAGGGTGGTTGCGAGACCTGTGGCTACAACAAGATCGGGATTCGGTGAAATAAAGGAACTTCCGGAACCGGTGTGAATGGAAAAAAGAATACCGGTATTTTCAGCAGCAGGGCGTAAAACAATCTCCACCTGCTTACCGCTGTGGAGTCCGATCCCCTTGCACCTTACTGTGTTATGAATAGTTGTCTGCAGCATAATATCTCCTTATTACTCTCCAACAAGCAAAAACCATGCCCAAAACAGACATACTTTCAACATATTATATTTATTAGACATTTTTAATATAGCCATTTTGAAAAAACATAACCAGTTGTTATTTTACAACAACTGTAAACATTCACTGTGGTTTTTTTGCAACCGTGCAACAGCATTCATTTCTTTTTTGCCACAACAATTCTGTCATGCCCTGAAAGGTCTGCAAGAACATCTACGCTTCCGGAAAATTCCGCACATGATTCAAAAATATCCCTGGCAGCCCTGCCCTGCAGATATCCTATTTCCATGAAAACGGTCCCGCCCTTTTTCAAAGCCCCGGCGATCAGGGGCACACTTGCGCGTATATCCTCATCGCCGACCGCCCCACCCACCAGCGCGGAAACCGGTTCGAACTGCGAGACTTCGAAGCTGACTTCCTGCAACTCGGCTTCGCTAAGATATGGAGGATTAGCCATGATCAGATCCATGCTTTCCATAGCAAGGACAGGCTTATTGAAATCAGCCCTGACAAACTGGACCCGGTCCGCCACACCGTGTTGCACCGCGTTTTCGCGTGCTAGGGTCATGGCCTCCGGACTGAGGTCCAGAGCTATGCCACGGGCTGATGGAAACAACACGGCCACGGTCACGGCAAGAATCCCGGAACCGGTTCCGAAGTCGGCAAAGAAAAATTCAGCGTTCCGGTCAAAACTATCCTGAACCTTCTCGACCATCTCTTCAGTTTCAGGGCGCGGAATCAGCACCCCGGGACCGACCTTGAAATCCAGTCCGTAAAATCCCTTTATACCCAGAATATACGCTACCGGTTCCCCGGCAGCCCTGCGCTGCACAAGCACTTCGAACCGTGCCGCCGCTTCTATATCTACAGCACGCCCCATCTCCATGATCAGCCCCAGCCGGTCCAGTCCGAAGACCTTCTCGGCAAGCAGTTGCGCCGACAAAGCTGGAGAATCGACTCCGGCCTTTGAAAGCCGGGCCGTGGCGGTTGAAATAATGTCTTTGAGGGTCGGGTTCTTCATCAGTTACTATTGTTGCGCTTCGCGCTTTTAACAAAGATTAATACAATATCCAGTCCAGATCCGAAACGGTTAGGATAGCACTATCAAAGAAAAACGGGATATTCCGACCGGTTCGATCCAAAATATCCCGTCTAAATTCAATGCGCTTTGCGCTCTTGATTGCCTTATCTCACCGCCATAAGCATGACTGGAAACAAGGATTAACCGTCCTGAGCCTGCTGCTTGAGTGCCTCGGACTGATAATGGCTGACCAGAGAATCGACGAGCTCTCCCATATCGCCTTCCATCACAGCATCGAGTTTGTACAGGGTCAGGTTGATGCGGTGGTCGGTTACACGGCCCTGCGGAAAGTTATAGGTACGGATGCGTTCGGAGCGGTCACCCGAGCCGACCTGTGCCCGGCGCTGCTCAGCAAGTTCCGCATGCTGCTTATCCTGCTCGGCCTGCAGCAGACGGGAGCAGAGAACCTTCATTGCCTTGGCCTTGTTCTTGTGCTGGGATTTTTCGTCCTGGCAGATAACAACCAGCCCGGTAGGCAGATGGGTGATGCGGATTGCGGAGTCAGTGGTGTTGACCGACTGTCCTCCGGGACCGGAAGCACGGAACACATCGACACGCAGATCTTCGTTGCGCACCTGCACATCCACTTCTTCAGCTTCCGGCATAATGGCCACAGTTGCTGCAGAAGTATGGATACGTCCCTGTGTTTCGGTTGCCGGCACGCGCTGCACGCGGTGTGTCCCGGACTCGAACTTCATTTTGGAAAAAATGTTGCTGCCGCTTACAGAAGCGATGATTTCCTTAAAACCGCCTGTTCCGGTGGGGTTGGAGTTCATTACTTCAACCTTCCAGCCGTTCTGTTCGGCGAATCTGGAATACATGCGGAACAGGTCCGCAGCAAAAAGAGCTGCTTCTTCTCCACCGGTACCGGCACGGATTTCAAGAATGATGTTCTTGCCGTCCATAGGATCCTTGGGCAGAAGCAGCAGCTTGAGTTCTTCCTCAAGCTTCGGCAGGCGGGCCTTGATTTCGGAAATCTCCATCTGGGCCATTTCGCGAATTTCCGGGTCGGAATCCATGGCCATTTCCTTGTTGTCTTCAAGGTCTGAGGACAACTGCTTGTATTCCCTGAAGGCTGCGACCACATCACCGAGTTCGGCATGGGCCATGGTCACCTTTTTGTAGCGTTCCTGATTATTGTATACTTCAGGATCAGCAAGCTCCTGCTCCAGATCCATGAAGGAACGTTCAAGTTCCTCAAGCTTTGCAAACATTAGCACTCTCCTCCATCTGCTGAGTCGGCTGCCACTGCTTTGTTGAGGGCGGCCAGGGCTACTTCAATCTGGCTTTCATCCGGTTCGCGGGTGGTCAGAAGCTGCATTCCCAGGCCGGGAAGGCACATCACTTTGCAGACCGGGTTGTTCTCGAACTTGCCGGAAGCCTTGATCATTTCATAAGCAACGGCACTTACGGGAACCATAAGCAGCAACTTGATCCCAACTATATATAAATGCTTAAGAATAAATACCTTGGGAGCCCAGATCGAAACGATAAGGGGAACCAGTACGGTGAAAAGCAGGATACTTACGACCAGAACGAAAAGCAGAAACGCCGTTCCGCAGCGGGGATGCAGCCTGCTGAAATCCTTTATGCGGCAGGCCTCCAGATTACCACCGGCCTCGTAAGCCCAGATTACCTTATGCTCGGCCCCGTGGTACTGGAACACCCGCTTGATGTCCGGCACCATAGAGATTGACACTATGTATCCGAGAAACATGATCATCTTGAAAAAACCGTCCCAGACATGAAAACTCAGGGAGTCCACATCACCGGAAACACCCCACCACTCCATGGCGACACTGAAAAAATGCGGCAGGACAACAAAAAGTCCCAGCGCTGCTCCTATGGCGACCACCATGGTCAGGATCAGATGAAAGCTGGTCAGTTCTCCGTCTTCCTCGTCAAGGGCCTGCGTGGCGGAATAGTTGAGAGCCTTTACTCCGTTTACCATTGTTTCCATAAAGATAGGAAACCCGCGCAGGAATGGTTTTTTCATGAAGTTCGGCGTCATTGAGAACCAGGGACGAAGTTCAACGGTAATTTCTCCGTCAGGACGGCGAACGGCAATAGCCAGATTGTTTCTGGCGCGCATCATTACGCCTTCGATAACGGCCTGACCGCCTACGGTTTTGGCGGCTGACAGTATGAGTGGTAATTTCAAATCCGTTTCCTCGCTCGTTGCGGTAAACACCGCGACTAATTAGTACTGATTCTCAGCAATTAATCACTTAGAAAATTCAGGCAAGACTGAGCAGCGCAATAATCAATCTGTAATCAAAGGGCAGAAAGAGCCGACCCGGCCCGCGGGACCTCACAGTAACAAATTGAAATATTTAGAAAAACAATATGCCTCTGCCGTAATTACACGACAGAGGCATGTGAATGCGGTAAAACCGCAAAAATATGAGCTAGTTGCCTTTGACTTTGGCAGTAGCGTCGAAGTTGGCGAATTTTTTCTTGAAGCGGTCGATGCGACCTGCGGTATCAACAAAACGCTGCTTACCGGTGTAGAAGGGATGGCAGTTGGAACAAATTTCAGTGCTTATCTCTTCACCCATGGTAGAGTAGATTTCAGATTCATAACCGCAGTGGCAGCGGATTTTCGCCTTATAGAGTTTAGGATGGATATCTTTTTTCATGACTTTCTCCTGTCTTTGTTAACCGTGGAAACAAAGCCCAATACCCCCGGCGCGGATAATTTGCAAGGGTTATCTGCACGGTTTCATAATTTTCATTTATACTATTATCAGCCCTGCCTGACCATGGTCAAGAAGGCTTACCTCGGACAGCAGATGCCTGTTAAAGATTCGACTACCGGGCCGTTACCAGTTACCATCCCCATTCCTTTATAGTAACCGGACCTTTATCAGTCACCTGCGAACAAAAAAGGCGGGACCGCGAGGATCCCGCCTGAATATTCTGCAAGCAAACTGGTGCTAAACGCAGCCGGTGGGCTTGGGCAGACCAGCCATCTTACATGCTCCCTTACCGGGTCCGGAGGGGAACAGTTCATAGATGTGTTTCAGTTTATAACCGGTTACTTTGGAGAGGATACGCACCATGGGAGCAATACCGTTCTTCTTGTAGTAATCCTGCAGAAAGTCGATAACTTTCTGGTGTTCTTCATTCAGGTCTTTGATGCCTTCGCTTTCTTTAACGAAGTCAACCCACTCGGGGCACCAGTCTTCGAATTTCAGAAGGAAGCCGTCCTCATCAACGTCAAAGCTTTTGCCCTGATATTCTACGAGAGCCATAATAATACTCCTTAGGAATATATGTAATTTACTTGAGATTCAGCCGGGGCCGAACCCGCCATATCCAAAAACAGCGATCCGCTGTTTCACGACTTTTTCAGAACAAAACCTTGGCGCGTTTTGCTCGTAATGCGATAATATCGAAACCGCTTTCTTGTCAATGATGTTATCAAAAAGAAACACATAAAACCGGCTATTATTTATCCAACAATTCCTGAAGATGGTCCTGAGCATACTCCAGCGAAGGGTCCAGTTCAAGCGCGGTGCTCAGAAATTCTACGGCCTCGTCTTTTTCACCCAGAAACTTGTGGCAGAGCCCGAGGTTTGCGAGATCCGAAGCGGAACCGCTGTCCAGCGCCAGCGCACCCTTGAAATCCTCGGCCGCAACCCGGTACTCCCCGGCCTTGAATCTGGCAACACCGCGCAGGTTGAAATACTCCTTGGCCTCGCAGTCAAGCTCTATCGCCCTGTCCAGATACGGCACTGTTTCAGGCCACCTTTCCTCAAGCGACAGGGCATAAGCGGTGTAGAAAGCGGCAAGAGCCTTCTCCTCGTCAGCCGGCTGCATGTCCACGGCAATGGAGAACATATCCACGGCACGGGACGTATCCCCGCCGCGCAGGGCAATCATACCTTCGAAGAAAGGAACGTAATACGGATCTCCGTAGATGTCGGCAATGACATCAAGTCCTTCGCCCGCAATATCCAGATCAACTTTTTCCGACAGAATCCTGCCGACAAAAAGCCCCAGACTGGCGTGCGGTGTCCGCTCACGGAAACAGAATCCGGGAACGAAACTGTAGTTGGCGGGTACTCCGAGTTCGGGGTTGGTGGTATCCACGGTGTAAAGATTGAAACCGCGGTCATTCAGCCCGGCCGCAAAAGCTTTCAGTTCGTCGTATATATCGTTCTGCTCAACTGAAGGCAGAGAATCTATTCCGACACTCCCGCCGCAGGCAAGCCACCCGGTCTGATCGATTTCCGTAAACTTGGGCAGCCCGGAAGCCTCGTACACACGTCCGGTTTCAAAATCTCCGGCCAACTGGGCCACTTCGGTAAAAGCCCGGATAGCGGCCTTGACGGGGGAAGCTGAGGTTCCGGCAGTAAATACTATTTCGCTCATACCGGGAAAGGAAGCCGGGTCCCAGGCGGTAACCGCCACGGTCGGCAAAGGCATTCCCAGAGAAAAATCATTAATGATGAATTCGATGCCGTTTTCTTCAAAACACTTGCACAATCCGGAAAGAACATCATCCTTGCAGGAAGCTGGATCAATAACCGGAACGGATGGTCTTTCACGGTCAATAACCGCGCAGACATGCCGTTCCACCAGTTCGCTTCCGCCCTGCAGCACAGACTCTTCCGGGGTGTTCCCGGCAGAAGCACCGTTGAATTCATTAAGTATCTTGAACCAGTCCAGCGGGACGTATTCCGTTTTTCCGGTGTGCACGTTAAGGGCCGGGTGAAAATGCCAGCGCACAAGATCCAGAAGGACACGTGCTCTGGCCGTGTCAAGATCCTCACCCACGGACTGGAGAATCCTCTCTATGGGGATGACCTTGCCGGGCCACATCTGTTCGGCTTCGCTGTAAGTGGCCAGAATGAAATTTTCGGCAGTATTCCAGAAGCTGAAAAAACTGAACCGCTCCACCAGTTCCATCAAGGCTGAAGCTTCGGCCTGAGCCACGGAGGCACCTTTACCCATCTGCTTGCGGGTGGGCATAATTTCACGCGCGGCATCACCGCATTCGCTGATGAAAACGGGAATGCCAAGCCTGCCGGTATCGACTTTCCGGGTACATTTAAGAACGCCGCTGCATTTCTCATCCAGCAGCCCTTTGACGCGGGCAACGGTTTCAGCGGGGCTGGCGGCCTTATCCTGATCTGTAGAGTATATTTTAGGACACGATTTAAGCTCAAGCATCAGCGCACTCCCATTCTGACCAGAGAAACAATGCTCTTGCCCTTGTCACCGGCAAACGGCACCTCCTGCTTCATCAGGTGGTAACTGTCCTTGGTGCTTTCGAAAAATTTTCTTCCGCCGCGCTTCTTATCCATGGATAACAGGACTTCCGAACCGTTTACATCGGCAAGATGACGTTTGATGAAGCCGGGAAAGGCCTCTGCCACATCATCGCGATGCAGAATCTCACATCCGGTAATGTAGTCGAACTTCCTGCCGAGATCGGTCTCGGCAAAATCCACCCCGGCTACGGATACTTTGTCATCCAGTCCGTTGCGCACAGCATTCAGCCGGGCAAAGAGAAGCGCGTCCTCATCTGTCTCGGCCAGGACCACGTCAAACCCTCTGGAGGCTGCAAGCATTCCGCAAAGCCCGCCATCGGACCCGACATCAAGAAGAGATGCGTTTTCTGCGGCCTTGAACTTCAATATGTAAAAACCGAGCACCAGACAGGACGGCCAGATCTTGGCCCACAGCGGCAATTCTATATTCTTGCCGCCCCTGGCCTTGTCCACCAGTTTGTCAAGATAAGCCTGCATATCCGCAATCTGGGCCAGCTCCAGTTCAACGTTACCGACTTTAACGGGCTCAAACTTGATGGCCCCGAATTTGTTTCTGGCAGCAGCGAGGAGTTCATCAAAACTCGCTCCGGGCTTTAACGCTATATTTTTCAAGGGATTCCTCCGCAAAAAAATTTCCGTAACATTAAATAAAATTCAAGCGAATATTTTCACATCAATCAGATATGAAACAATAGTGCCCCACGAGGATGAGGAGTAATCATTTCATGGCGCACGGTCAACTCCGCAGCCGGGCAGCTCCTGCCGATGCAAAAAAAAAGGCCCGTCATTCACATGACCGGCCTTAAAAAATTCTGGAGCGGGAAACGGGATTTGAACCCGCGACCTCAACCTTGGGAAGGTTGCACTCTACCACTGAGTTATTCCCGCAGGAAAAACGGCTCTCAGCAAGCGATAAAAAAACAGGCCTATCCTGAGGATATGGCCTGAAGAAAACTAATTGGAGCGGGAAACGGGATTTGAACCCGCGACTTCAACCTTGGCAAGGTTGCACTCTACCACTGAGTTATTCCCGCAGAAAATTTCATGCTCCGGGCGGTATCCGAAGAAAGGCCGGTCACACAGACCGGCCTTTTAATATTCGGTGGAGCGGGAAACGGGATTTGAACCCGCGACTTCAACCTTGGCAAGGTTGCACTCTACCACTGAGTTATTCCCGCGTGTGGAGGCGGCA
This window harbors:
- the lpxC gene encoding UDP-3-O-acyl-N-acetylglucosamine deacetylase; the protein is MLQTTIHNTVRCKGIGLHSGKQVEIVLRPAAENTGILFSIHTGSGSSFISPNPDLVVATGLATTLGNGQDAVSTVEHLLAALRGMGIDNIHVEVRGNELPIMDGSAGPFVYLLRQAGVRRLSKERKVFAVKKSINFEQDGKYVRAFPHDGFAVDYTIDFEHPQIGRQTLSLEITPEVFMEELAKARTFGFLKEVEYLHANGLALGGSLDNAVVLDEYGVINEGGLRFADEFVRHKILDFVGDMAVMDMPLHGRFEVYASGHALNNSFLRYLHANAEDYLEERVLAPAAGKVKEQVYVPDSSAVPSPA
- the prmC gene encoding peptide chain release factor N(5)-glutamine methyltransferase, which translates into the protein MKNPTLKDIISTATARLSKAGVDSPALSAQLLAEKVFGLDRLGLIMEMGRAVDIEAAARFEVLVQRRAAGEPVAYILGIKGFYGLDFKVGPGVLIPRPETEEMVEKVQDSFDRNAEFFFADFGTGSGILAVTVAVLFPSARGIALDLSPEAMTLARENAVQHGVADRVQFVRADFNKPVLAMESMDLIMANPPYLSEAELQEVSFEVSQFEPVSALVGGAVGDEDIRASVPLIAGALKKGGTVFMEIGYLQGRAARDIFESCAEFSGSVDVLADLSGHDRIVVAKKK
- the prfA gene encoding peptide chain release factor 1, encoding MFAKLEELERSFMDLEQELADPEVYNNQERYKKVTMAHAELGDVVAAFREYKQLSSDLEDNKEMAMDSDPEIREMAQMEISEIKARLPKLEEELKLLLLPKDPMDGKNIILEIRAGTGGEEAALFAADLFRMYSRFAEQNGWKVEVMNSNPTGTGGFKEIIASVSGSNIFSKMKFESGTHRVQRVPATETQGRIHTSAATVAIMPEAEEVDVQVRNEDLRVDVFRASGPGGQSVNTTDSAIRITHLPTGLVVICQDEKSQHKNKAKAMKVLCSRLLQAEQDKQHAELAEQRRAQVGSGDRSERIRTYNFPQGRVTDHRINLTLYKLDAVMEGDMGELVDSLVSHYQSEALKQQAQDG
- a CDS encoding DUF1385 domain-containing protein — protein: MMRARNNLAIAVRRPDGEITVELRPWFSMTPNFMKKPFLRGFPIFMETMVNGVKALNYSATQALDEEDGELTSFHLILTMVVAIGAALGLFVVLPHFFSVAMEWWGVSGDVDSLSFHVWDGFFKMIMFLGYIVSISMVPDIKRVFQYHGAEHKVIWAYEAGGNLEACRIKDFSRLHPRCGTAFLLFVLVVSILLFTVLVPLIVSIWAPKVFILKHLYIVGIKLLLMVPVSAVAYEMIKASGKFENNPVCKVMCLPGLGMQLLTTREPDESQIEVALAALNKAVAADSADGGEC
- the rpmE gene encoding 50S ribosomal protein L31 → MKKDIHPKLYKAKIRCHCGYESEIYSTMGEEISTEICSNCHPFYTGKQRFVDTAGRIDRFKKKFANFDATAKVKGN
- a CDS encoding TusE/DsrC/DsvC family sulfur relay protein: MALVEYQGKSFDVDEDGFLLKFEDWCPEWVDFVKESEGIKDLNEEHQKVIDFLQDYYKKNGIAPMVRILSKVTGYKLKHIYELFPSGPGKGACKMAGLPKPTGCV
- a CDS encoding YcaO-like family protein, yielding MLELKSCPKIYSTDQDKAASPAETVARVKGLLDEKCSGVLKCTRKVDTGRLGIPVFISECGDAAREIMPTRKQMGKGASVAQAEASALMELVERFSFFSFWNTAENFILATYSEAEQMWPGKVIPIERILQSVGEDLDTARARVLLDLVRWHFHPALNVHTGKTEYVPLDWFKILNEFNGASAGNTPEESVLQGGSELVERHVCAVIDRERPSVPVIDPASCKDDVLSGLCKCFEENGIEFIINDFSLGMPLPTVAVTAWDPASFPGMSEIVFTAGTSASPVKAAIRAFTEVAQLAGDFETGRVYEASGLPKFTEIDQTGWLACGGSVGIDSLPSVEQNDIYDELKAFAAGLNDRGFNLYTVDTTNPELGVPANYSFVPGFCFRERTPHASLGLFVGRILSEKVDLDIAGEGLDVIADIYGDPYYVPFFEGMIALRGGDTSRAVDMFSIAVDMQPADEEKALAAFYTAYALSLEERWPETVPYLDRAIELDCEAKEYFNLRGVARFKAGEYRVAAEDFKGALALDSGSASDLANLGLCHKFLGEKDEAVEFLSTALELDPSLEYAQDHLQELLDK
- a CDS encoding methyltransferase gives rise to the protein MKNIALKPGASFDELLAAARNKFGAIKFEPVKVGNVELELAQIADMQAYLDKLVDKARGGKNIELPLWAKIWPSCLVLGFYILKFKAAENASLLDVGSDGGLCGMLAASRGFDVVLAETDEDALLFARLNAVRNGLDDKVSVAGVDFAETDLGRKFDYITGCEILHRDDVAEAFPGFIKRHLADVNGSEVLLSMDKKRGGRKFFESTKDSYHLMKQEVPFAGDKGKSIVSLVRMGVR